Sequence from the Sphingobacteriaceae bacterium GW460-11-11-14-LB5 genome:
CTGTTTCTTCTTTTCTTTGCGAAAAACTTTGCGCATTTTGAGGTTAAACCAAAAACATGAGCCAAAACAACTTCAAATTAGTAGAATGTCCACGTGATGCCATGCAGGGACTACACGATTTTGTTCCAACCAAACTTAAGGCCGAATATTTAAACCTTTTGTTACAGGTTGGTTTCGACACGCTCGATTTTGGAAGTTTTGTGTCGCCAAAAGCCATTCCGCAAATGGCCGATACAGCCGAAGTTTTGGCACAATTGGATTTAAGCAATACTTCTACCAAACTTTTGGCCATTGTAGCCAATTTAAGAGGCGTAGAAGACGCTGTAAAACATCAAGCGGTAAATTACCTTGGTTTTCCATTTTCGATCTCAGAAACCTTCCAGCAGCGCAACACCAATTCAAGTATCGCACAATCATTAAATACGGTGGAAGAAATGCTCTCTTTGTGCGCCAAAAACAATAAAAAAGCAGTGGTTTATCTGTCAATGGGTTTTGGTAATCCTTATGGCGACAAATGGAATTACGAAATTGTAGAAAAGTGGGCTGATGTACTGGTAAGTAGAGGAGTCGAAATTTTGTCGTTAGCTGACACAGTAGGCATTTCGACACCGGAAAAGATAGAAAATATTCTTCCTAAACTCATTTCCAGGTTTAGCAATACAGAAATTGGCATTCATTTGCACTCCACTCCTGCTGAGCGTTTCGAAAAGATAGAAGCGGCTTATCATTCGGGCGTAAAACGTATTGATTCGGCTTTAAAAGGTTTTGGTGGCTGCCCTATGGCTGCAGATGACCTCACCGGTAACATTGCAACCGAAGATGTAATTACCTTTTTGAATATGAAAGGAGAAAAGTTGAATCTGAATATGGATAAGTGGAACGAGGCGATGGTTTTATCAGGGAAGATATTTGGGTAAGCCTATTTTTCGCCACGGAAGCACCGATTTACACGGAATAAGTATTACGATCTTTTAACATTAAGTGAATATCAAAGATCATCCACATGTGGATTTCAGTGGTAGTTAGTTAAAATTAAAAGGAAGAGTGAATTTCACATCAATAAACTTTCCATCTTGCTTACCGGGCTCCCATTTTTTCATCAATTTTACAACACGGACAGCCTCAGCATCTAAAAGTGGATGAACACTATTAATTACTTGCGGATCGATAACATCACCATCTTTGGTTACAGTAAAGCGAACAACTACTTTACCTGTTACTCCCTCTTTTTCCAATTCCCTTGGGTATTTTGTATTTTTTGAAATAAATTCCATAAGTGCAGAAATTCCCCCTTTATAAGATGGTGCCCGTTCGATGAATGCCATTCCTTTTTCACCTGTTATTGAATTTGTTACCTTAACAACATCAGGGCCTTTTTTTAACTCACCACTTTCGTCCCATTCTGCAACTTTAATCATTTCGTTTTGCTTAAATACAGATTCCATTTTTTTCTTTCCATCTGGGTAAAACCAAACGAAATTTCCATTTTTAATATCAGGATTAAGTGAAGAATAAGTTCCCTCCATTTGAATTGCACCTGTGTTATAAAAATCTTTTATAAAGAAACTTTTATGATCTGTATCCTCTTTTATTACTCTATAGTAATGTTTATTTGCCTTATCGGTTTTTACCCATTTTGAATCAAAATAGACTGTATCAATTTTCTGGGCCTTTGATGCCATTACCATTCCAAAAAATGATAATGTCAAGAGTATTCTTTTCATTAGTGCGAGCAAGGTATTTTACGATTAATTTAGTTTATAGTGAGACCAATACTATTTTTTCAGTCTAATTAGATTGTATCCGGGCTATTGGCTTAACTTAAGTAGCAAAACTGGTATTTAAAACTTAAACCTTTTTCACCATTTTAAAATGCTGTATCCCGGCTTCCTCAAATTGCTCGCCTTCAGCTACAAAACCAAATTTGGCATACAAACTCATGGCATCCAGTTGCGAATTCAGGTAAATATAATGCGCATCCTCCGGCAAATCAGATAAAGCTTCTGCTATGAGCGCACGGCCAACTCCCTGTCCTCTAAAATCTTTTAAAACCGCAAAACGTTCTAACTTGTAACCATTATCCGTTTTACGCCATCTGCAGGCACCACAAGGCTGTCCGTTACTGGTAGCCAGAAAATGTACCGACTCCTCTTCATGTTCCCATTCCAGTTCCGGCGGACAGTTCTGTTCTTCTACAAATACAATCTTACGGATAGCAAATACTTTATCTAAATCTTCGGGATGATTAACTTTTTGAACTTGTAGACTCATTATCGTGGTGTTTAAAGTGTTTATTCGATTTTAATTTCATTTCATTAAGCTCTTTGGCCACATCAATCGAATGCGAGCAATGAATATCGGCCTCTTTTTTGGCAAGTGTGGCAATCGTAACGTAAAATTTATGCAATTGGTCTAATTCTTTTTCACTCAGGTCTTCAATATCTACCATGCGGTTGCTGGCGCCTTGCTGTGCCGCAATCAGTTCATTTAATTTTAGCTGAATGGCTTTACCATCTTTATTCTGTGCCTTTTGGATTAAAAAAACCATTAAAAAGGTAATGATGGTGGTACCCGTATTAATCACCAATTGCCAGGTTTCAGAATAATCGAAAAGCGGACCTGTTACCGCCCACAGAACTACAATTGCCGTAGCGGCTATAAACGCAACAGAACTACCGGTAAACTTGGTTGCTGCATTTGCGAATTTCTCGAAAAAATTATTTCTTTTGGTATCCTTTTTAGATTTTGCCATTACAATTTGTTTGCTTAAATATACCATAAAACAAACAAAAGCGCCATAAGTTTTTAAACCCATGGCGCTTTTGTTTTTAGTTGAAAAGTTGTAATGTTAAAATTGTTGCAACGTTAAAACCTTTCAACTTTACGACATTTTTTACTCCCTTAAAGCTTGTCGTTTACATTAATACAGTTTAGATCTTCGAAAGCAGTAGTTAAACGCTTCACGAAAGTTTCTTCACCTTTACGTAACCAAACGCGTGGATCGTAGTATTTTTTATTTGGTTTATCATCACCATCAGGGTTACCAATCTGGCCTTGAAGATAAGCTTCGTTCTTTTTGTAGTATTCTAAAATACCTTCCCAAAATGCCCATTGCATATCGGTATCGATATTCATTTTAATTGCACCATAAGAAATTGCTTCCCTGATTTCTTCCTGGGTAGAACCAGAACCACCGTGGAATACAAAATTGATTGGTTTCTCTGCAGTTAAGCTAAATTTTTCTTTGATAAAATCCTGAGAGTTTTTCAAAATTACCGGTTGCAATTTTACGTTACCTGGTTTATAAACACCGTGTACGTTGCCAAAAGCAGCAGCCACAGTAAAACGAGGCGAAACTTTACTTAATTCTTCGTAAGCATAAGCCACTTCGCTAGGCTGGGTATATAATTTAGAGCTGTCTACATCGCTGTTATCCACACCATCTTCCTCACCACCTGTAACACCAAGTTCGATTTCGATAGTCATATTCATTTTAGCCATGCGTGCTAAGTATTTAGCAGAAATTTCCATGTTTTCTTCGATCGACTCTTCCGATAAATCCAACATGTGTGATGAAAACAAAGGTTTTCCGGTTTCAGCGAAGAATTTTTCACCGTGGTCTAAAAGTCCATCAATCCAAGGCAATAATTTTTTAGCGGCGTGGTCAGTATGTAAAACCACGGCAACACCATAATGCTCTGCCAATAAATGTACATGTTTAGCTGCCGATACAGCACCTAAAATACATGCTTGCAATTTCTCATTATCTAAAGATTTGCCGGCATAAAACTGTGCACCTCCATTAGATAATTGAATCATAACAGGCGAATTTACTGCCTTAGCAGTTTCCAATACCGCATTAACCGTATTTGTACCGGTTACGTTAACTGCTGGTAAAGCAAACTGATGTTTTTTAGCCTGCTCAAACAATTCTTGAACGGCATCTCCGTAAATTACGCCTTTGTAGCCTTTTAAACTCATTTCTTGTTAATTTTATTAAGTCCGAAGTTATAAAAAAAAATAACATTCCAAGCTTTTCTGACAACAGAATTATTTGCCTAGCAGCAAAATAAGGCCTATTTAGTGTAAAAAACACATTATCCTTAGTGTAAAAAAGACACACTTAAGTTTACAATTCGCAGTTGGCCATAAGCAAATACCAGTTTTCAATTATTTCAACAATTGATTATCAACCAACTCACCATAAAGTATTTTTACATTTAATAAGGTTCGACTTTATTATATTTTTCGTTTCTTTGCAATCCAATTCTTCAAAAAATTATATGGCTTGGTTTAAGAGAGAAAAAAAAGGTATCATTACTACAACAGAGGAGAAAAAAGAAGCACCAGATGGGTTGTGGAATAAATGTCCAAATTGTAAAAAACCGCTACATCAGGCAGAACTTCAGGAAAACAAATACGTTTGCCATTACTGTGATTACCACCTGAGAGTAGGCTCAAAAGAATATTTCGAGGTTTTATTTGATAATAACGAATTTAAAGAGCTGTTCCCTAACCTAACATCAGGCGACCCTTTAAACTTTAACGATAACAAACCTTACACCGATAGAATTAAAGAAAGTCAGGCTAAAACAGGCTTAAAAGATGCTATCCGTGCGGGTGTAGGTAAAATTGAAGGTCAAGACCTGGTAATTGCCTGTATGGATTTCGCTTTTATCGGCGGTTCAATGGGATCAGTTGTAGGTGAAAAGATTGCAAGATCGATCGATTACAGCATTAAACATAAAGTGCCCTTCCTGATGATTTCTAAATCAGGTGGTGCACGTATGATGGAAGCCGCATTTTCATTAATGCAAATGGCTAAAACATCAGCCAAACTCGCCTTATTAGGCCAGGCTAAAGTGCCATACATCTCTTTATTAACCGACCCAACTACAGGTGGTGTAACGGCATCATATGCGATGTTAGGCGATATCAATATCGCAGAACCGGGCGCACTGATCGGTTTCGCTGGTCCGCGGGTAATTAAAGAAACCATTAAAAAAGATTTACCGAAAGGTTTCCAGACTTCAGAGTTCGTTCTCGAGCACGGCTTCCTCGATTTTATTGTAGATAGAAGAGCCATGAAAGCTAAACTGGGCGCTTTTATTAAAATGATGAACAACTAGCTGGTTCAATAGTTCATTAGCCATTAATTCATTGGTCTGGGTGCCAAAAAATGAATTCATAATATTTAGAAAAGCAGGGCTTGAATAACTTAGGTTAATTCGGTCCTGCTTTTTTGCTTCTCCCGATTTTACATCGGGACCGCGGCAATCAGGTTTAATTAAATAGTGTTGTAGTTCTTTAGAGGGGATACTTCCACCAAAAGCATTAAACCACCCCGCCCTTCGGGCACCCCTCCGAGGGATGGGAATAAAATACACCATATTTTTTCTTATTTTTAAACTAACCAAACCATAACTAAAATGAAAAAGATATTCCTGTTAATCTCCCTAATCACCATTACTTTCGCCACACTAGCGCAGGAGAAAAAAGCTAAAGTGCCTTACGATGAAGCCTTAGCTAAAAAACTTGGTGCCGATAACTATGGTATGAAAATGTATGTGCTCGTTATTTTGAAATCAGGCACAAACACCACAGCAACAAAAGCCAAAACAGATAGTTTATTCGCAGGCCATATGGCAAACATGGGCAAAATGGTTGAAGCGCAAAAACTCGTAGTTGCTGGCCCGATGGGTAAAAACGACAAAAATTACCGCGGTATTTTTGTATTAAATACAAAATCGATCGAAGAAGCCAAACAATTACTGGAAAGCGATCCGGCCATAAAAGCCAAATTATTGGAACCAGAATTATACAATTGGTATGGCTCGGCTGCACTTGCTGAGTATTTGCCCTTTCATGATAAGATACAGAAAAGTAGTTTTTAGGATTAATAGCCAAGGGATGTAGGAAAAAAAGAAGAAGTGACCAGGAGGAGAATGTTTTATCATATAAGTTTTTCATGTAGAAGTACGCTCCATAACAACATAAAAGGTGTTTCGACGGGCTCAACGTGACAAAATCTGGAGAAATTAGGTTTATGATACAGCCCCACACCGATTCTTGCAACATTTCCATTAACATCCTTCAACCCTACTCCTTATTTCATAAATTAGCTTATCAAATAATCAACCCTAACTAATTATGAATAAAAAACTACTATTTTCTGCGCTATTGCTATGCACTTCAACCTGCATATTCGCGCAAGACAAAAAAATAATCGACAATATTGTTAAAGAAGTGAACGAAAATTCTCAATTGGAGAAACTTGCTCACGAACTTTTAGATGTTGTTGGACCTCGTTTAGTTGGTTCACCACAAATGAAACAAGCCAACGACTGGGCCGTAAAAAAATATACAGGTTGGGGTATCTCTGCAAAAAATGAAAAATGGGGCGAATGGGCTGGCTGGGAAAGGGGCATTACACACATCGATTTAATAAGTCCACGGGTGAGAACCTTAGAAGGTACGCAATTGGCCTGGAGTCCTTCTACAAATGGTAAAACCATTAATGCAGAAGCGATTATTCTCCCAGAAATTACAGATTCGGTAGC
This genomic interval carries:
- a CDS encoding hydroxymethylglutaryl-CoA lyase, with the translated sequence MSQNNFKLVECPRDAMQGLHDFVPTKLKAEYLNLLLQVGFDTLDFGSFVSPKAIPQMADTAEVLAQLDLSNTSTKLLAIVANLRGVEDAVKHQAVNYLGFPFSISETFQQRNTNSSIAQSLNTVEEMLSLCAKNNKKAVVYLSMGFGNPYGDKWNYEIVEKWADVLVSRGVEILSLADTVGISTPEKIENILPKLISRFSNTEIGIHLHSTPAERFEKIEAAYHSGVKRIDSALKGFGGCPMAADDLTGNIATEDVITFLNMKGEKLNLNMDKWNEAMVLSGKIFG
- a CDS encoding GNAT family N-acetyltransferase, coding for MSLQVQKVNHPEDLDKVFAIRKIVFVEEQNCPPELEWEHEEESVHFLATSNGQPCGACRWRKTDNGYKLERFAVLKDFRGQGVGRALIAEALSDLPEDAHYIYLNSQLDAMSLYAKFGFVAEGEQFEEAGIQHFKMVKKV
- a CDS encoding class II fructose-bisphosphate aldolase, which produces MSLKGYKGVIYGDAVQELFEQAKKHQFALPAVNVTGTNTVNAVLETAKAVNSPVMIQLSNGGAQFYAGKSLDNEKLQACILGAVSAAKHVHLLAEHYGVAVVLHTDHAAKKLLPWIDGLLDHGEKFFAETGKPLFSSHMLDLSEESIEENMEISAKYLARMAKMNMTIEIELGVTGGEEDGVDNSDVDSSKLYTQPSEVAYAYEELSKVSPRFTVAAAFGNVHGVYKPGNVKLQPVILKNSQDFIKEKFSLTAEKPINFVFHGGSGSTQEEIREAISYGAIKMNIDTDMQWAFWEGILEYYKKNEAYLQGQIGNPDGDDKPNKKYYDPRVWLRKGEETFVKRLTTAFEDLNCINVNDKL
- a CDS encoding acetyl-CoA carboxylase carboxyl transferase subunit beta yields the protein MAWFKREKKGIITTTEEKKEAPDGLWNKCPNCKKPLHQAELQENKYVCHYCDYHLRVGSKEYFEVLFDNNEFKELFPNLTSGDPLNFNDNKPYTDRIKESQAKTGLKDAIRAGVGKIEGQDLVIACMDFAFIGGSMGSVVGEKIARSIDYSIKHKVPFLMISKSGGARMMEAAFSLMQMAKTSAKLALLGQAKVPYISLLTDPTTGGVTASYAMLGDINIAEPGALIGFAGPRVIKETIKKDLPKGFQTSEFVLEHGFLDFIVDRRAMKAKLGAFIKMMNN